In Paenibacillus protaetiae, the genomic stretch AAAAACATTGTTCCACATCACATTTTTGCGTGACAGGACGTACGCGCCAAGACATGTCATAAACAGATTGACGATAACGCCAAATACAACGATAAAGACCGTATTCCGGTAACCCGTCGTAATGCTCGGGTTTTTCAGCACGCTCTTGTATGCTTCCACGCTGAAGCCAAGCGGCTTCCACAAGATCCCTTTGTTTGCGACCAGCTGGCCCGCATCGCTAAACGAGGCAAACAGCACGTACAGCAGCGGATATAACGTAACGACTACCAGGAGAATCAGCAGCGTATAAATGACGACATCAAACGCACGATCAAACAAGCCGGTTTCCGTTTTCATGCATGCCACCTCACCACAAGCTGTTTTTGCTTACTTTACGGCTAACATAATTCGCCGTAATAAGCAAAGCAAGATTGATTACCGAGTTGAATAAGCCTACAGCCGAGCTGTAGCTCCATCCGAACTCGAGCAAACCTTTCCGGTAGACGAAAGACGATATGACGTCGGCTGTTTCGTACGTAACCGGGTTGTACAGCAAAATAATTTTTTCGAAGCCGACATTGAGCAGGTTGCCCATCCGCAAAATCAACATAATGGCAATCGTCGGGAGGATGCCCGGCAGCGTAATATAAAGCATTTGCTTGAACCGGCTGGCTCCGTCAATCCGGGCTGCTTCGTATTGCTCCAGATCGATGCTCATCAAGGCTGCGATATAAATGATCGACTCCCAGCCGATCCGCTGCCATATTTCCGATAAAATGTAGATCGGGCGGAACAATCCCGGCTTTTGCAGCATCGCTTGCCCATCATAGCCAAACAGCATGAAAAACCGGTTAATCAGCCCGTCTGCGTTCGTAAAATCGGTAATAATACCGCAAATGACGACGAGCGAAATAAAGTAAGGCATATACGTAATCGTCTGCACAACCCGCTTGAACATCCGGCTTCTTACTTCGTTAATCAGCAAAGCTAGCAGAATCGGCGCCGGGAACTCAAATATAAGCGAATACAAGCTGATGAGCAGCGTGTTTTTCAATATGCGTACAAAATAATAGCTGTTAAAAAAATCTTCAAAGTTCTTCAGGCCGACCCAGTCGCTGCCGAGCACACCCTTCATCGGAGAATAGTCTTTAAATGCAATCAGCGCGCCGTACATCGGCGCATAATGGAATATCCCGTAAAAAGCAATGACTGGAATCATCATGAGATACAAATATTTGTTGAGCATGAAATCACGGATAAACCGGCGTTTGAAAGAGTTCTGCTTCGCACTTGCGCTTGTGCTTGCATTGGCGTTTGCGTTTACGTTGGTTTGCATGGCGGTCCGTCGTCACCTCGTTTCGATTAAAGAAGAGGGGGAAACTTCCCCCCTCGGTCGCAGCTACGGGGAACCGGGAGATGCGCGCTTTGCCTGCACCTCCGCGGCAGCCCCGCGCTGCCGCTTCTTGCGGCGGTTGTTACAAGCCGCAGGAAGCGGCTTTCGCCGGGCAATTAGCGGCTGTTGTAGCGTTGCAGCGCAGCCGTTTCAATTTCAATCGCGCGGTCCAGCTTCAGCGATTTCATTTTTTGCACATAGCTGTCAAAGCTGTCTACCGGCTCGTCACCCAAAATGATTTTGATCGTCATTTCATCCACGAGCGTATTGATATCGTTCATAATTGTTGCATATTCCGTGCTCTCTTCCGGTGTAGGCGTAATCGGCGGCAGGTTGTATTTCTCCGCATCGGTGTTCGCCCAGACGCCGATCGCATCACGCTGCGTTTGCAGAGCGAAGAACTGTTCGGCATAACGTTTGTCTTGTACGAACGGCCCGTTATAGCTGCCGCGCGCATACATCGAGATCGCTTGCGCCGGAGCGAGTTTATCCGGGTTTTTCATCAGCAGGTCTGTGTAGGTTGGATAGCCGTTAACCATGTTGTAGCTGACGCCTTCCGTACCGAAGTTAAAGAACATATGACCTTCGTCGCTGTAGCCATAGTCGAGCATTTTGACGGCAAGCTCCGCATTTTTGGACTTGGCCGTAACCGCAACTGTGCCTTCCGACGAATAAGCATCGGTGCGTTGGCCGAACTTCGGTTTCTCGCCTTTGTTCAGCACTGGGTACGGCGCTGCAACCAGCAAAGCTTTTGGATCCTTCGCTTCAACCAGCGGCTGCCATTTGCCGATACCGCCGCCGGCATTGCCGATCATCGCGCCGGTTGCGCCGGATGCCACATTGCTGTCCACCGCTTTGGAGTCGGCTGTTGCAGCATTCTTATCGATCAGGCCTTCTGCATACCAGTCGTGGAACAGCTGCAAATATTGTTTGAAGCCCGGTTCAGCCGGTCCAAATTTCACTTGGCCGTCTTCTTGATAGAAGCCACGGGTTACGCCGAAAGCGCCCATAAATACGCCGTTGCCGGAGTCGTTGAAAAATCTAGGTTTGCTGTTGAAGGACAATGGCGCGGCTGCGCCTTTTTTCTCTTTGAACGCACGCAGCATATTCGTCCAGTCGTCAATCGTTTCCGGTACAGGCAAGCCCAGCTCATCCAGCCAGTCTTTGCGCACGATCGGGCCTTGGAAGATTTGCAGGTATTGGTCGCCGCGGATGAATGGGAACGTATAGTAGCTTCCGTTGTCCGTTTTGACCATTTTGTCGATATCCGGATGCTCCTGCAAATATTTTTTCAAGTTAGGCGCGTATTTGTCGATGAGATCGTTCAGCTTCAAAATATAGCCGTCTTTGATCGCTTTTTCAGGACCGCCAGGGAACGACAGGAAGTTGTATTCGATCATGTCCGGCAGCTCGCCCGAAGCAAGCATAACGTTAAGCGCTTCTTTCGCTTCGCCGCTTGGCGGCGAGATGAATTTGAGCGGAACGCCGGTGTTCTTTTGCCACTGCTGGAAGAACGGCACTTCTTCAAAAGACGGTTTTACGCCAACCAGATTGCCTGTCAGCTCAGCCCAGTAGGACAATGTCTTATCCGTTTTGATCGGATAAGTTGTTGCTTCAGCTCCAGCCGAATTGGTTGCTTCAGCATTGCCGCCGGTGCCTGTATTTTTATCACCGGTATTGCTGTTGTTGTTACCCCCTCCGGATGAGCAAGCGACTAGCATCGAGCCTAACAAAGCGATGACTAACCCAGAAGTCAACTTTTTTCTCATACTCGTTTTCCTCCATTATTGAATTGAAGAATGCGGCTGATGATCCCGCTGCATCTTCAATCCAAGCTTAAGGGAAGCAGCAGCCGGGCCGATATGCGCAATTTCTCCAATTCAATTCCAATTTCTTATGCAAGCGCTTTCAGTAAAATCGCAATTTGTACAATCGCATTTATAAAAACAAAAAAACCAGCCCGTAAAGGGCTGGCTTATTGTCTAAAAAACGTTGCAGCGGCGCGGTTTCCGCGGTATTGATTACGAAAATTGCACCTTCAGGGTTACAATCTCGAAAGCTTTCAATTGCAGCTTCACTTCACCGGATTGACTCACCGGAAGAAGCGACTGCTCCTCCTCCAGCATGTTCGTGACGGCTACTTTGGCAGGACGATGCCCAAAGGAAAGAGTTGCCGCAGCTGCCGAGCGCTCCGCTTCGTACAGCCTTACGATATAGGCATTCTCCTCTTCGGCCGGCTTTACCGCCTCAACGATCACGTTGGGCGCATCCACGGTAAACAGCGGATTGTTATCCGCGCGGTGACGGCCTTCCGAAACGTTCAGCGGCATGTTCAGCTCATAAGCCGGGCGTATAACCGATTCTGCCTGGAATCCGCTGTTATGCGGCAGGAAGGAATACGTCACCTCATGAACGCCTTCGTCGCCGCGCGGGTCCGGATGGCAGCCGCCTTTATGCAAGGTCAGCCGGATATCCGATTCCTCTACCGAAATGCCGTATTTGCAATCGTTAAGCACCGCAACGCCAAACCGGTTTTCCGACAGATCCGTCCATTTATGATTGCATACCTCAAACATCGCTTGATCATACACCGTGTTGCGGTGAGTCGGGCGTTCGACATGCCCGAACTGCACTTCATGGCGCGCGCTGCCCGCAAGCACCTGCACATCAAATCCCGCTTTCAGCAGCTGGTAGCGGTCCTTCCAGTCGATAACCGTTTCGAAATCAATCCGTGCGTCATCGGCGTAAAACACAATATCCTGCTTCAGCTCCGAACGGCTGCCGATCCGGTACACGCTGCGTATCCTGAACTGCAGCGGCCCGTCCGCCGCAACCTCGCGCGATAGCAGGTTCGTCTGCTTCTCCAGCTTCAGCTTGCTGTCCTGGTCGATATCCCAGTTATCCCAGGCAAGCGGCACATCTTCACCCATCAGCAGCGCATTAAGCGGCTGCTCTCCCCGCACAAGCTCCCGGCCGCTCGGCAAATCGGTAAAAGAGGTCATATAACCGTGCTCATCAAATACGATAGCCGCAAACGGCGTCTGCAACGTACGGCCGTCGTACTTGAACGGGCTTGCGCTTGCCGCACTGCCAGCGGCGGCTGCCCGGCTGCCAAGCGGCACGGACACATGGCTGAGAGCGGGTACCGTAATGCCGCCTACCGCCAGCTTGGCCCGGCCGTTCAGATCGGTGAAGCTTTGCGTGATAACAGAGTCGCCGGCCGGAACGCGTCCGTCCTCGCGGGCATCCGTCACAAACTGCCCGCGGCGCGCCCAGCTTAACGTGTTCCAAACCGTCATCTCTTCTTCGCCTTGCGCTGCTTCCTGCCGGAGTTTACGGGATAACTTTTCGGCCTCCGCGATGATTCCGCCCACTTCGCGGATCGCGCGGTCATGCACCTCCGGAATGGATGTGCCCGGCAATATATCATGGAACTGGTTGATCAGAAGCAGTTCCTCCAACTCTTCCAGCTGCGCTTTCGGCGCTGCCAGGTCCTGCCGCCCGTCTTGCAGCGCCGCCAGCACCACCTGCATTTCCAAATCCCGCAGCGCAATTTCCGCTTTACGGTTGTTCCGCTTAATTTGCGCCATTTGGGTCAACGTGCCGCGGTGTCCTTCAAAATAAAGCTCGCCGGCATACACCGGCAGCCGCGACGTATCACGCAATTCCTCCATAAAAGCGCTGACCGTCGTATGCGCTGTTTTGGGCACGCCCTCTACGTCTTCCAGCCTTCTTGCCGCTTCCAGCATTCCGTCATGCGGGCCGCCGCCGCCGTCCCCGTAGCCGTATGATATTAACCGTCGATCATTCACCTGCTTGTGCTGGATGTCGTTCCGGTCGCCTTCCGAACCATAGATGCGCCCGATAATCGTCTCGGCATCCGGCCAGCAGTGTATATGGTTAAAATGCGTCAGCACCGGCGTCCCGTCGAGCCCTTTCCATATAAAAGAGTCGTAAGGGAACCGGTTCGTATCATTCCAGCTCAGCTTGGTCGTCAGGAAGGAGGTAATACCGACGCCTTTCAACATTTGCGGAATCGCCGCGCTGTAGCCAAACGTATCCGGCAGCCAGAACGTATCCGCCGTATAGTTGAAATATTTCCGCGTATAGCGCTGTCCTTTCAAAAACTGGCGGATCAGCGATTCGCCCGATGTTAAATTGCAGTCTGGCTCAATCCAGGAGCCGCCTGTCGGCTCCCAGCGCCCTTCGGCAACCCGCTTCACGATGCCTTCAAACACAGCCGGATAATGCCGGCGCATCAGCTCGGCATGGAATGGCGAGCTTTGGATAAAAACATATTCCGGATAATGCTCCATCAGATTGAGGGCATTGGCGTACGTCCGGGCGCATTTGCGAATGACCTCGTCACGTGTCCACAGCCATGCGGTGTCCATATGCGAATGGCCGATAATGCCGGCGGACGGCGCGGAATCGCCGTTGGATTTGGCCAGCAGCGGCTTCATCCGCTGGATGGCAGCGGCAAGCCCCGCTCGCCACACATGCTCTTCCGTTTCTTCCGGCTTTTGCACCGCTGCCTCGAACACGTCGATCAAGCCGTTTACGATTTGCCCTTTCCGGAACGGATCGGTGCTTGGCGCGGAAGCAATCTGCACCAGGGTTTTGACGTCATAAAGAAATTCGTTCACATCTTCTCGGCGCACATGGATATAGATGCCGTCAAATTCGCGGTTGTAGGGGCTCGCATACGTATCGTCGGATGCATAGCTTTGGTAGGGCTGCGTCCCGACAATCGGTTTGCCGGCGTACCCTTCGAATGCCAGTTCCACCGTCCGGCCGGCTTCCGCCTGCCCGGTAAGGATAAGCGCCGTATGGAAACCGAGCTGACCGGCGTTGCGTTTCGCATTGTAGATGCCGCGCGGCGTGCCGTCTACCCATAACATCGTTTCATGCGCATCGGTTTTCGCTTCTATGTACAGCTTTTGGCCATGCAGCCGTTCGGGAATCCGATACGTCCCTTTAAACCAGATCGAACC encodes the following:
- a CDS encoding ABC transporter permease; its protein translation is MQTNVNANANASTSASAKQNSFKRRFIRDFMLNKYLYLMMIPVIAFYGIFHYAPMYGALIAFKDYSPMKGVLGSDWVGLKNFEDFFNSYYFVRILKNTLLISLYSLIFEFPAPILLALLINEVRSRMFKRVVQTITYMPYFISLVVICGIITDFTNADGLINRFFMLFGYDGQAMLQKPGLFRPIYILSEIWQRIGWESIIYIAALMSIDLEQYEAARIDGASRFKQMLYITLPGILPTIAIMLILRMGNLLNVGFEKIILLYNPVTYETADVISSFVYRKGLLEFGWSYSSAVGLFNSVINLALLITANYVSRKVSKNSLW
- a CDS encoding extracellular solute-binding protein; the encoded protein is MRKKLTSGLVIALLGSMLVACSSGGGNNNSNTGDKNTGTGGNAEATNSAGAEATTYPIKTDKTLSYWAELTGNLVGVKPSFEEVPFFQQWQKNTGVPLKFISPPSGEAKEALNVMLASGELPDMIEYNFLSFPGGPEKAIKDGYILKLNDLIDKYAPNLKKYLQEHPDIDKMVKTDNGSYYTFPFIRGDQYLQIFQGPIVRKDWLDELGLPVPETIDDWTNMLRAFKEKKGAAAPLSFNSKPRFFNDSGNGVFMGAFGVTRGFYQEDGQVKFGPAEPGFKQYLQLFHDWYAEGLIDKNAATADSKAVDSNVASGATGAMIGNAGGGIGKWQPLVEAKDPKALLVAAPYPVLNKGEKPKFGQRTDAYSSEGTVAVTAKSKNAELAVKMLDYGYSDEGHMFFNFGTEGVSYNMVNGYPTYTDLLMKNPDKLAPAQAISMYARGSYNGPFVQDKRYAEQFFALQTQRDAIGVWANTDAEKYNLPPITPTPEESTEYATIMNDINTLVDEMTIKIILGDEPVDSFDSYVQKMKSLKLDRAIEIETAALQRYNSR
- a CDS encoding alpha-mannosidase yields the protein MINGKQIERTLQKVKRLGEHYSQYLYERADTVEVTYWETMEHLYEVPAGENWQPAHKGTKWGSPGGSIWFKGTYRIPERLHGQKLYIEAKTDAHETMLWVDGTPRGIYNAKRNAGQLGFHTALILTGQAEAGRTVELAFEGYAGKPIVGTQPYQSYASDDTYASPYNREFDGIYIHVRREDVNEFLYDVKTLVQIASAPSTDPFRKGQIVNGLIDVFEAAVQKPEETEEHVWRAGLAAAIQRMKPLLAKSNGDSAPSAGIIGHSHMDTAWLWTRDEVIRKCARTYANALNLMEHYPEYVFIQSSPFHAELMRRHYPAVFEGIVKRVAEGRWEPTGGSWIEPDCNLTSGESLIRQFLKGQRYTRKYFNYTADTFWLPDTFGYSAAIPQMLKGVGITSFLTTKLSWNDTNRFPYDSFIWKGLDGTPVLTHFNHIHCWPDAETIIGRIYGSEGDRNDIQHKQVNDRRLISYGYGDGGGGPHDGMLEAARRLEDVEGVPKTAHTTVSAFMEELRDTSRLPVYAGELYFEGHRGTLTQMAQIKRNNRKAEIALRDLEMQVVLAALQDGRQDLAAPKAQLEELEELLLINQFHDILPGTSIPEVHDRAIREVGGIIAEAEKLSRKLRQEAAQGEEEMTVWNTLSWARRGQFVTDAREDGRVPAGDSVITQSFTDLNGRAKLAVGGITVPALSHVSVPLGSRAAAAGSAASASPFKYDGRTLQTPFAAIVFDEHGYMTSFTDLPSGRELVRGEQPLNALLMGEDVPLAWDNWDIDQDSKLKLEKQTNLLSREVAADGPLQFRIRSVYRIGSRSELKQDIVFYADDARIDFETVIDWKDRYQLLKAGFDVQVLAGSARHEVQFGHVERPTHRNTVYDQAMFEVCNHKWTDLSENRFGVAVLNDCKYGISVEESDIRLTLHKGGCHPDPRGDEGVHEVTYSFLPHNSGFQAESVIRPAYELNMPLNVSEGRHRADNNPLFTVDAPNVIVEAVKPAEEENAYIVRLYEAERSAAAATLSFGHRPAKVAVTNMLEEEQSLLPVSQSGEVKLQLKAFEIVTLKVQFS